CAATAACATTGCAGCTCGGTAGGCAAGTCGGcggttttttaaactaaaaagtgtAGAATGATAAAATCCGTCCTGCCCACAACATCAAAGCTTGGAAGGCACCCCGACGACCCCTTTAGCCGAAAGTCTAGGTACTCACCATCCTGGTCGTAGTCGACAAAGTTGGTCTGCTTGTAGAGCTCGCGCGACTCGGGCAGGAACTTCATCAGGAACTCGTTCACCTTCTGGTGGTGGTCAACGACCTCCTCCTCCGTCTGCTGCAGGTCCGAGATGGCCGCGTGCTGGTTGTACAACTCCACCGACATGTCGTGTTCCTGAAAAGAAttgtttgaattaaaagttgAAGAGGGGAATTTTCGGTTCAACTCACGTTCAGCGACCGCAGCTGCGCCAGATCGTTCTCGTTgaggccgccgccgccgccgttctTGGGCTCGTCGCTCTCCATCGGTTCGACGTCGTCCGACCGCTCCGACGGATCAATGGCCACCAGTTCCTTGACGCGGTTCGCGTACCGCAGCGTGTTGAGCGTGTGCTCGCACGAGCTCAGCCCGGGCGAGATCATCGCAATCATGCAGGTCTTGCTCTTCTCGCCGATGAACGAGTCCCGCAGGACCTGGGTGAGCTTGCTGACGCGGAACGGCAGATGGGCGTTCTGCTTGCCGAGCGCCCGGATGCACTCCTTGAGCGCGAGCAGTGACTTGTTGATTTCGGCGCCCTCCATCCGGGTTTGGCGGTTCGCGGAGGACGTGTCCGCGCCCCGCTCGTTACCGGCCAGATCGATGAACGAGAACTTGCCGTGGATCTTGGTCGAGCCCTTGGGCCGCACCACGATCTGAAAGACGGCGTGTGACCGGGACGAGTTGGCGTTGGCGGAGGTCTGGCCGGACGTGCGCGTACTGTTGCCGTGGTTGATGATGCCCAGCACCTCCTCGACCGAGTCCACGACCTTCTCCGTCAGTCCGACGACCTGTACCTGCTGCTTGCCGTCCTCGAGGACGCGCAGCTTCTGCTTGTCCGAGAGGAGATCGAATACCTACGAAAGAAAGAGCTTAGCCAAACTCAAAACAACCAAGAGAGAACCCTACCTTTCCGCTGTAGATCTCGAAGAAGCTCGCCGACACGACCAGCTGCAGGTGGTTGTACTTGGCGCTGTGCAGATACGCAAACACGTCCTTGGCGGCCATCGCGTAGATTCCGTTCTTGCAGTCCTGCACCTTGCCGTTGAAGTCACCGCCCATCGTGTGCGTCTTGCCGGACCCGGTCTGGCCGTACGCGAAGCACGTCGCCATCCCACCCTCGAAGATCGTCTGCACCAGCGGTTTGGCCGTGTACTTGTAGACGAGCTCGTTGCCGCAGCTGTCGTCGAACGCGTAGTCGAACCGGAAGTTGTGGTTCTCCAGGAACTTGGTCAAGTCCACCTTCGTTTTGGGCTCGTGCACGATCAGCGTGTCCTTGGTCGGCACGCAGATCACGTCCAGCTCCTTCCGCATGACCTCCTTCCTGCTGAGCGGCCGCTTGCGCACGCACACCGTAATCTGGTGGTCCTCGATGGCCTGCCCGTCCAGCAGCGGCCGGAAGTCGATCTGGCTCTGGTACTCGCGGATCATCGCCGACAGCTCCCAGTTCGGATTGCCCGGGTCCATGTTCATGAGGGCGTTCTTCTCCTCGCGGATGACCGCTTGCTTGGCGCGCCGCTTCTCCCGGTTCTCCTTGAGCCGTTCCACCTCCTTCACGACGTACGACCGACGCGGGTTCGAACCGGCCTGGCCGagggccgccgccgccaccgagTTGACCGGTTGCGCGATCTGGGAGGGGGCGGGCGCCGTCGCCGGGACCGCCGCCGTCATCGACATCCTGGTGATGGGTTGTGCCTGCAAAAAAGGTTCAAGTTCAATATCCCAGAGAGTTCAAGATCTGGCGGAGAGCACCAACCTTTGCCTGTTTAGCCTTCTGCGGGGGAATGTTCTCTGACTGGTCCGACGACTGGCCGTTGTAGCTCGGGGCCAACGAGGTCCGCGCTGTTCGGGCCGCTCCTGCGGAGAGGGAGAGATAAGAAGGTAGGAAAGAAATgtcagttttaaaaatatttgcaacgacgtACTAGATTAGAGTCAATTTCTAATGTTTccctaattttaaaacatttgaaaatagtttcttttttcaaatatttgtcgtgtttgaataaaaatgttttatttttatacacTCTTCGTTTAAAAACTtgcattggcccatttacactGTTTTGCTTGTTTAAGATTTGTATCGTTTAAGATAATCccgaaaaaatagttacaaagCAACATTACTCAATCAAATCttttaaaggatttaaaatcTGTTCCAGGGATCATTCAAATAATACGTAATAAAAATTTCAGCCCACTCAgatatttctcaaaattcacTCCAAAATAAAAAGTCAAACCCCCTTGTTGTGAAGCACCTCTTCCGCTCCCTCATTTTTCCGAATGTGTAACGTAATGTTTGGATGCACCTCAAGACTTGTtgaggaggtattagactatgacaaataaagcaaaatgtatGCTAGCTGATGTTTCTGCAAATAAAGGcagaaaaatcaacaaaagTGACAATCTGTCAAACTGCCAAAAGTGCGAAttcgtttgtttgtcatagtctaatacctcctttaaaaattcaactttagaaaattgagaaattttaaaggaaTCACAAATATTTGCAGAACACTgcattttgttttcaaagaattgttttttcttttttttcaaatgccaaacaaagcaacaaattttgcatttttttcaacgtattttttttttaattttcaagtaaATTTTGCGTTGTGACTATCATACAAAGCGAAATTTACTATTTGAAATTCTGAGAAGTTGATACatgttttttactaaaatagtcgtctttttttttaaaccattgcaaacatttttcaaggtTTATACTTGtattgtaaatatttgaaataaaaaagtcaaTTCAAACAAAGTTTTGCATGGATTTTCATAACTTTGttcttgagcttttttttcaaaattttcagaaaatactgTTGTGAAAACCtcaattgtttatttttgcatggATTTCACGTATCAAGGTCGTTAACGACAAAATAATCTATCATTATTGTTATAGTCATTTCCaaaattctatcggcgataatcttatcgccgatgatggacgataacttatttttgtattctttataAAATCGACTTATTTCaacaaattcacaaaaaacctatttttgttaatactaaaattttcaaaatttgcaatatggatagcAAACGAAGCTAAATTTAGTatgcttttcactttattagagatttttatgttgaaaactaaaatttactcATAATtccatatttttcgaaaaaaactcctttttttaaaacttgtaaaacatttttaaattataagagttttttttttaaagaaaatactaaaattttcagaaactaccatattttttcaaatgtactcaaatttcacaatttgaatAGGTATCAattgaagcgaaattttgtatccGTTCTtacttttttatagtttttttttaagtactaaaattttcacaaaatgccgtattttcaaaaatactatttttttttaaattttaatattaaaaaaaactttaaaaaggtgaaaaagcatacataaTTTCGCTTCAACTGTTacccatttttcaaattatgaaaattcaagtacGCTCGAACAAATATggcaatttgtgaaaattttagtattttcataaaaagactctaataatttaaaaatgcaaaacaaatttcgtttcgtttgatactcatattacaaaattagaaaattttattattttcaaaaaatgcggtaatttgtgaaaattttagctttcagcaaaaaaaaaaaaaatctgataaagTGAATAGCATAATAAATTTCGTTAgcccgttttttttaaatacccaatttttttattttaaattttagtattaaacaaactataaaaaaaggtgaaagagcatacaaaatttcgcttcaattgatacccatttttcaaattataaaaattttagtgcttttgaaaaaatatggtattttgtgaaaattttagtatcttccAAAAAAGActataataatttgaaaatgcataacaaaCGTTTCGTTTCATAttacaaactttgaaaattttattattttcgaaaaacacggtattttgtgaaaattttagttttccacaaaaaaaaactctgataaagtgaaaagcatactaaatttcgcttcgtttgatacccatattgcataccatgaaaattttagtattttcgtaaaaaatttgtgaacaattttgagtatttatactttgaaactaacTACAATAAACAAATATATATTCTGGGtgacgattttaaaaatattttaaaaaattagttatTGTCCATGATTGACgacaattttatcgattaacaaccttggtatTGACTTTATTTCAGCGCTATCTTCCGACAGTGTTCCCAGAGTATAATTCACATTAACATATCCTTATTCAGTAAAGAAATTGTTGGGTAATTGGGAAGAACATTGAGGTCAGTCAActgagttgattaaaaaataacataatctcTAAAAAACAGGGCTaaaactatcgaaatattttttgaagtcattattttaattttaattttgatggtgatagtattttttgaattattcattattttttatctaGCAGGTTCTATTTACTCACCCCATAGATAATTTGATAATGCGTGATAATTACACTTTACATTTAATTATTTaggtgaaaaatgaaaaaaagttaaacgtAATTTTTAAACGACCCTGAGTAATGTTTTA
This is a stretch of genomic DNA from Culex pipiens pallens isolate TS chromosome 1, TS_CPP_V2, whole genome shotgun sequence. It encodes these proteins:
- the LOC120417677 gene encoding kinesin-like protein Klp10A isoform X3 is translated as MDMFEKGSIVNIKRSDGRVHSAMVSRIHEASRSVTVEWYERGETKGKEVELDMLLELNKPELLGVGDGGPNSDSTLVPQLHKKDHITPAPTNLARESSQSSAEDDGFLEDQEDPTQQLLLHNNGVNNNNGSSTNGTSSNGTTTIGIGGGGGGTMPISRSTNAATKTNATQGAISRLNMVNGAARTARTSLAPSYNGQSSDQSENIPPQKAKQAKAQPITRMSMTAAVPATAPAPSQIAQPVNSVAAAALGQAGSNPRRSYVVKEVERLKENREKRRAKQAVIREEKNALMNMDPGNPNWELSAMIREYQSQIDFRPLLDGQAIEDHQITVCVRKRPLSRKEVMRKELDVICVPTKDTLIVHEPKTKVDLTKFLENHNFRFDYAFDDSCGNELVYKYTAKPLVQTIFEGGMATCFAYGQTGSGKTHTMGGDFNGKVQDCKNGIYAMAAKDVFAYLHSAKYNHLQLVVSASFFEIYSGKVFDLLSDKQKLRVLEDGKQQVQVVGLTEKVVDSVEEVLGIINHGNSTRTSGQTSANANSSRSHAVFQIVVRPKGSTKIHGKFSFIDLAGNERGADTSSANRQTRMEGAEINKSLLALKECIRALGKQNAHLPFRVSKLTQVLRDSFIGEKSKTCMIAMISPGLSSCEHTLNTLRYANRVKELVAIDPSERSDDVEPMESDEPKNGGGGGLNENDLAQLRSLNEHDMSVELYNQHAAISDLQQTEEEVVDHHQKVNEFLMKFLPESRELYKQTNFVDYDQDAYCKRGEELFTQLAEIATTCKDLMSEFRAKLAKEEMLSHKINPERKYK
- the LOC120417677 gene encoding kinesin-like protein Klp10A isoform X1, which encodes MLWLKKRLTSLFGGGKSRGRDKSVEKQQPAGSVTSGGGGSQCSLAVGSSKNSSLRKSVNNNKCRCHKVVSQCRVHSAMVSRIHEASRSVTVEWYERGETKGKEVELDMLLELNKPELLGVGDGGPNSDSTLVPQLHKKDHITPAPTNLARESSQSSAEDDGFLEDQEDPTQQLLLHNNGVNNNNGSSTNGTSSNGTTTIGIGGGGGGTMPISRSTNAATKTNATQGAISRLNMVNGAARTARTSLAPSYNGQSSDQSENIPPQKAKQAKAQPITRMSMTAAVPATAPAPSQIAQPVNSVAAAALGQAGSNPRRSYVVKEVERLKENREKRRAKQAVIREEKNALMNMDPGNPNWELSAMIREYQSQIDFRPLLDGQAIEDHQITVCVRKRPLSRKEVMRKELDVICVPTKDTLIVHEPKTKVDLTKFLENHNFRFDYAFDDSCGNELVYKYTAKPLVQTIFEGGMATCFAYGQTGSGKTHTMGGDFNGKVQDCKNGIYAMAAKDVFAYLHSAKYNHLQLVVSASFFEIYSGKVFDLLSDKQKLRVLEDGKQQVQVVGLTEKVVDSVEEVLGIINHGNSTRTSGQTSANANSSRSHAVFQIVVRPKGSTKIHGKFSFIDLAGNERGADTSSANRQTRMEGAEINKSLLALKECIRALGKQNAHLPFRVSKLTQVLRDSFIGEKSKTCMIAMISPGLSSCEHTLNTLRYANRVKELVAIDPSERSDDVEPMESDEPKNGGGGGLNENDLAQLRSLNEHDMSVELYNQHAAISDLQQTEEEVVDHHQKVNEFLMKFLPESRELYKQTNFVDYDQDAYCKRGEELFTQLAEIATTCKDLMSEFRAKLAKEEMLSHKINPERKYK
- the LOC120417677 gene encoding kinesin-like protein Klp10A isoform X4 yields the protein MLWLKKRLTSLFGGGKSRGRDKSVEKQQPAGSVTSGGGGSQCSLAVGSSKNSSLRKSVNNNKCRCHKVVSQCRVHSAMVSRIHEASRSVTVEWYERGETKGKEVELDMLLELNKPELLGVGDGGPNSDSTLVPQLHKKDHITPAPTNLARNATQGAISRLNMVNGAARTARTSLAPSYNGQSSDQSENIPPQKAKQAKAQPITRMSMTAAVPATAPAPSQIAQPVNSVAAAALGQAGSNPRRSYVVKEVERLKENREKRRAKQAVIREEKNALMNMDPGNPNWELSAMIREYQSQIDFRPLLDGQAIEDHQITVCVRKRPLSRKEVMRKELDVICVPTKDTLIVHEPKTKVDLTKFLENHNFRFDYAFDDSCGNELVYKYTAKPLVQTIFEGGMATCFAYGQTGSGKTHTMGGDFNGKVQDCKNGIYAMAAKDVFAYLHSAKYNHLQLVVSASFFEIYSGKVFDLLSDKQKLRVLEDGKQQVQVVGLTEKVVDSVEEVLGIINHGNSTRTSGQTSANANSSRSHAVFQIVVRPKGSTKIHGKFSFIDLAGNERGADTSSANRQTRMEGAEINKSLLALKECIRALGKQNAHLPFRVSKLTQVLRDSFIGEKSKTCMIAMISPGLSSCEHTLNTLRYANRVKELVAIDPSERSDDVEPMESDEPKNGGGGGLNENDLAQLRSLNEHDMSVELYNQHAAISDLQQTEEEVVDHHQKVNEFLMKFLPESRELYKQTNFVDYDQDAYCKRGEELFTQLAEIATTCKDLMSEFRAKLAKEEMLSHKINPERKYK
- the LOC120417677 gene encoding kinesin-like protein Klp10A isoform X2, with the protein product MLWLKKRLTSLFGGGKSRGRDKSVEKQQPAGSVTSGGGGSQCSLAVGSSKNSSLRKSVNNNKCRCHKVVSQCRVHSAMVSRIHEASRSVTVEWYERGETKGKEVELDMLLELNKPELLGVGDGGPNSDSTLVPQLHKKDHITPAPTNLARESSQSSAEDDGFLEDQEDPTQQLLLHNNGVNNNNGSSTNGTSSNGTTTIGIGGGGGGTMPISRSTNAATKTNATQGAISRLNMVNGAARTARTSLAPSYNGQSSDQSENIPPQKAKQAKAQPITRMSMTAAVPATAPAPSQIAQPVNSVAAAALGQAGSNPRRSYVVKEVERLKENREKRRAKQAVIREEKNALMNMDPGNPNWELSAMIREYQSQIDFRPLLDGQAIEDHQITVCVRKRPLSRKEVMRKELDVICVPTKDTLIVHEPKTKVDLTKFLENHNFRFDYAFDDSCGNELVYKYTAKPLVQTIFEGGMATCFAYGQTGSGKTHTMGGDFNGKVQDCKNGIYAMAAKDVFAYLHSAKYNHLQLVVSASFFEIYSGKVFDLLSDKQKLRVLEDGKQQVQVVGLTEKVVDSVEEVLGIINHGNSTRTSGQTSANANSSRSHAVFQIVVRPKGSTKIHGKFSFIDLAGNERGADTSSANRQTRMEGAEINKSLLALKECIRALGKQNAHLPFRVSKLTQVLRDSFIGEKSKTCMIAMISPGLSSCEHTLNTLRYANRVKELVAIDPSERSDDVEPMESDEPKNGGGGGLNENDLAQLRSLNEHDMSVELYNQHAAISDLQQTEEEVVDHHQKVNEFLMKFLPESRELYKQTNFVDYDQDAEAHESANQVESDREKTFELIQDLNEEAGDESEDETNC